Proteins found in one Diorhabda sublineata isolate icDioSubl1.1 chromosome 9, icDioSubl1.1, whole genome shotgun sequence genomic segment:
- the LOC130449007 gene encoding general transcription factor II-I repeat domain-containing protein 2-like — MMSGGKKRKVDTDGRHFQEKWTEEFFFILHNGKPICLLCNESISVMKEFNIKRHYSTKHATQHSLTGQLRTDKIQKLKANIEKQQQMFHKQRTQLDNVVKASFIVSSKLTKALKPFAEGEFIKECMLEVCGILCPGKKNEFEKISLSRRTVVRRIEMMANDIKTTLTDRMAGFDSFSIALDESTDLSGTAQLTIFIRGIDKEFTVTEELLALQPLKATTTGEDIFNEVQKVFTSFGLPWSKLIGVCTDGAPSMVGLRKGGFIGILNKKASELNVQKDDLIVLHCIIHQQNLCSKSIRLHNVMNVVVKTINFIRSRGLNHRQFKTFLDEISSEYNDVTYYCEVRWMRKGKMLKRFYELRNEIADFMKIKDKPLSELSDPKWICDLALLCTLYIVTFTSLLVVTLIEPRLVAEMYCSLLATKILIGVSSGSNVLAMSSLFII, encoded by the coding sequence atgatgtctgGTGGAAAGAAACGAAAAGTAGATACAGACGGTCgccattttcaagaaaaatggaCTGAAGAATTCTTTTTTATCTTGCACAATGGTAAGCCTATTTGTTTGCTTTGTAATGAATCCATTTCGGTAATGAAAGAATTCAATATAAAGAGGCATTACTCAACTAAGCATGCTACACAGCACTCACTGACAGGACAATTAAGAACAGACAAAATCCAGAAGCTTAaagcaaatattgaaaaacagcaaCAAATGTTTCATAAACAAAGAACACAACTTGATAATGTTGTGAAAGCTAGTTTTATAGTTAGCTCAAAATTGACAAAGGCATTAAAACCATTTGCCGAAGGAGAATTTATCAAGGAGTGTATGTTGGAAGTTTGCGGTATTTTGTGTCctggaaagaaaaatgaatttgaaaaaattagtttgtcaAGACGAACTGTTGTTCGACGTATAGAAATGATGGctaatgatataaaaacaacATTGACTGACCGTATGGCTGGTTTTGATTCATTTTCCATAGCATTAGACGAGAGCACCGATTTGTCTGGCACAGCTCAACTGACTATATTTATTCGAGGTATTGATAAGGAGTTCACTGTTACTGAGGAATTGCTAGCTTTACAGCCGCTAAAAGCAACCACTACAGGAgaggatatttttaatgaagttcAAAAGGTATTCACAAGTTTTGGCCTGccatggtcaaaattaattggaGTATGCACTGATGGTGCACCTTCTATGGTCGGCTTACGAAAAGGTGGTTTCATcggaattttgaataaaaaagcaTCAGAATTAAATGTGCAAAAAGATGATTTGATAGTCCTTCATTGTATTATCCACCAACAGAACTTGTGTTCTAAGTCCATTCGACTCCACAATGTTATGAATGTGGTAGtaaaaaccatcaattttattCGATCCCGAGGGCTTAACCATCGTCAGTTCAAGACGTTTTTGGATGAAATATCATCTGAATATAACGATGTAACATATTATTGTGAAGTCAGATGGATGAGGAaaggaaaaatgttgaaacGGTTTTACGAGCTTAGAAATGAGATAGCAgactttatgaaaataaaagataagcCACTATCTGAATTGAGTGACCCAAAATGGATATGTGATTTAGCATTGTTATGTACCCTGTATATTGTCACCTTTACGTCTTTGTTGGTTGTCACATTAATTGAACCTCGTTTGGTTGCTGAAATGTACTGCTCGCTCTTGgcaaccaaaattttaattggtGTATCAAGTGGCTCAAATGTTCTGGCGATGTCTTCCCTGTTTATAATATGA
- the LOC130449008 gene encoding uncharacterized protein LOC130449008 yields MRFAKSILQLALQIYLDAASINDPKKRKATLLYFGGLSLQEIFYNLPGANADVPDENGRDIFEIAITKLDEYFSPKQSKVYERHLFRLLKQESGEKYEKFLVRLRHQVVKCQFQAVEEQLIDQITEKCASVDLRKKILAAGEVITLDQIILEANTLETIERQLSGFNEKPSPSSLQTLNAVYTKRKQRTTISRDCSRCGSTEAVHNNCPAINITCHKCKFRGHFAKCCKSTRTFAPSNKLNKGPSRKKFRLGQSDTNNVDNISRTAEAEYVFHLDSDDTVDCEVGGVKVEMLIDSGSLEENNKYEF; encoded by the exons ATGCGGTTTGCCAAAAG TATTTTACAATTGGCGCTACAAATCTATTTAGATGCAGCAAGTATCAATGATCCTAAGAAGAGAAAAGCCACCCTTTTATACTTTGGTGGACTCAGCCTTcaggaaatattttataatttacctGGCGCTAATGCCGATGTACCAGATGAAAATGGCCGTGACATTTTTGAGATAGCCATAACAAAGctagatgaatatttttcaccAAAGCAATCAAAAGTGTATGAGAGGCACTTATTCCGCTTATTAAAACAAGAAAGTGGggagaaatatgaaaagtttttaGTGAGACTGAGACACCAAGTGGTTAAATGTCAGTTTCAAGCAGTTGAAGAACAATTAATTGACCAAATAACAGAAAAATGCGCGTCTGTCGACCTACGGAAGAAAATACTGGCAGCCGGCGAAGTCATAACTCTAGACCAAATAATTCTAGAAGCTAATACCTTGGAGACCATAGAAAGGCAGCTTTCTGGTTTTAATGAAAAGCCATCTCCTAGTTCGTTGCAGACGCTAAACGCAGTTTATACCAAAAGAAAACAGAGGACAACCATTTCCAGAGATTGTTCTAGGTGTGGATCTACAGAGGCAGTACATAACAACTGTCCAGCAATAAACATTACTTGTCACAAATGCAAATTTAGAGGTCATTTTGCAAAATGTTGCAAATCAACAAGGACCTTTGCCCCGTCCAATAAATTAAACAAGGGACCCTCAAGAAAGAAGTTTAGATTAGGACAATCAGATACAAACAATGTAGACAACATTTCGAGAACTGCAGAAGCAGAATACGTGTTCCACCTGGACAGTGACGACACTGTAGATTGTGAAGTAGGAGGAGTCAAGGTTGAAATGTTAATCGACTCTGGAA GTTTggaggaaaataataaatacgagTTTTGA